Genomic window (Alnus glutinosa chromosome 9, dhAlnGlut1.1, whole genome shotgun sequence):
tttatgtttttttcaaacttaatattaattattggtaAAATAATAGGAGTTTCAATGATGCGTGTCCGAACGGCCACAtgtataaatacacgtggccacacGGCCACGTTTATAAATCCACGTGGCCGAACGTCTCCCAGCTGCATGCTGCCACGTTATCACTATGACATGTGGCTATCTGGACATGTGGCTACAGTAACCACTattgtagccacgtggcgaatgacaagtttttttgtagtgtgggaGGTGAAGATTTTGACCGTAGAATGGTGAAGCATTTCGTTCAAGAGTTCGACGCAATGCATAAGAAGAAAATTACTGGAGTTAAGGCTCTTGGGAAGTTGCGGACTAATTGTGAAATGGCTAAGAGGAACCTGTCATCTAATATTCGAACAAGTATTATGATTGACTCTTTGTATGAGGATACTGACTTCCAATTAAACATCACCCGAGCCAGGTTTGAGGAGCTTAACATGGACTTATTCTTGAAGTGTATAGAGCCTGTCGAGAAGTGTTTGAGGGATGCAAAGATGGATAAGAGCAATGTCGATGATGTGGTTCTGGTTGGAGGGTCGACTAGGATCCCCAAGGTTCAGCAATTGTTGCAGGACTTCTTCGATGGGAAGAAGCTCTGCAAAAGGATTAATGTCGATGAGGCGGTTGCCTATGGTGCTCCTGTTCCGGCTGCAATCCTCAGCCATGAGGCTAATGCGAAGGTGTAGAACTTGTTGTTGCTGGATGTCACTTCTTTTTCCCTTGGTTTGGAGACTGTTGGAGATGGCATGAATGTGTTGAGTCCGAGAAACACTGACATTCCGACTAAGAAGGAGCAAGTTTTCTCAACCAACTCTGACAACCAGCCCAGTATGCTGATCCAGGTGTACGAGGGTGAATGAAGCAGAACTAGTGACAACAACTTGCTGGGCAAGTTCGAGTTATCTAGCATTCCTCCTGCTTCTAAGGGAGTTCCTCAAATCCATCTGTGCGTTGAGATTAATGCCAACGGTATTTTGGATGTCTCTGCCGAGGATAAAACCACTGGAAATAAGAGCAAAACTACAATCACCAATACGGGCTGGCTCTCCAGGGAAGAGATGGAGAAGTTAGTGGAGGAGGTTGAGAAGTACAAGGATGAGGACAAGGAGTATAACATGAAGGGCTAGGCAAGtgtttttacatattttcttgttttcaattatgTGTGGATGCAATCTTAACATGATaatctattttaaaaaaaaaaaaatagaaccaataattttcaaatttaatacaagaaccttaaaaaaaaaaaaaaaacaaattgactGTCTTAATTACAAGGTATAAATTAGATACACTTGTTGGAACTCCCTAAATTCAATTGAAATCAACAAAAGCATCTAATGGGTATATCGAAAATTGTCAATTTCATCAAACCACGAACACCTATCGATACCCATTCATAATTAATTCAGAGCCATTATCAATGACCACATGTATCCATGAGCAACAATGTAAGCCACGCGTCTCTCCATCAAGCTACACATCTCAATCCCATATGAATGGGTATCGACATAATAAACAACATCAACATAAGCAATTTTAACTGTCTCTATAGCATACCTCTTCTGGGTTTGGTGCCAACCTTAACAACtgaagctgtttttttttttttttttttttttgtattcgtTTCCTCCTACGGTGGGAACAAAACCCCATCAATCCCTTGCACCAAAATTCTCCCGTCCGTGTATATATCGGGGTCAAACAGATAAGCAAACCCATCTCCTTGACCGAATTTCACAGACCCATCAGCCTCCTGAGCCACAACCTTGTGCGGCAATTGCAGAGTATCATACCGGATCTTCCAAACCGTCAAACAACTTTGTACATACTCTCCTCGGTTTGGTACTCTTGAAAGACACTGCCAAGGGTTGTTGCCACCACCCATTCCACGGCTTCACCCCTTTCACTAACCATCCTCACCGATTCCTTTATCACACCATCTCTCtatcgttctctctctctctctctcgctctgcTCATTCTCTCTCAACCCTTCTCTCTATAGTTCTCTTTGGTCTGGTGTGAGTTacagaaagaaaataaagagggGGAATCTCCAATGAATGAAAGTAAAGGAGGCATTCTTGTAAGAAGGCAAAGGAAAATGAAGCTGTTAAGATTAGAACCACGGATCAAGGCAACTATCCAGCACTGTGAACTTAAGTTGAAGTGCGTATTTTGGTCAATATTTTAGTGAAAATAGAAACCTATTTTCGAAAACAGGTTGAAATTGTTTCCTGTTTTCgtgtttctctttgtttttgtttctaaaacAAGTAGCCAGACGCCTCTCTACAGTGATGAAACATGTTTTGCTGTTTTGGAAACATAAAACCTGTTTCCAAAACAGTTTGCCAAATAGGCTCTCTATTGCCCCCCCggcccgccccccccccccctccccaaaaaaaataaaaataaggaggATTGATTTTGGGTAATTACAACTTGAAGAAAGAGATCATAGAGTAGTGGAGCTCGAGCCACATTCATTTGTCATGCATTACATTTAGAGATAACAATTTGTACTCGTATATAATTAAAGTCGTGTTGAGTTATGAATATAAAACGAATATATCAATCTTAAttcgattcatttaattaaacaggtcaaactTTTCAATCATAATTCGCTAGTTTCATGTTGGGTTCGAGTTTAGTTTgtgagtcgtgtaaaaaattggcAGCCCTAAATGTCGCGTATAGGGTTTGAACTGTGTTAAAACATgcatgaatataagactatatataaaGGTCAACCATAAcgtgactcatttaattaaacggattaaTTTATTAACTGCAACCTACAAATGTATTATTGAGTTCACATCAAATTCGCTAGTCGTGTTAATAATGAGTGTAATATAAACATCTTCCGTGTTATCTAAATATTAAATCTTAAATCAATTACATGAAATGATCGCATTTCATTTCAAATGGATCGGATCATAGGAATCATGaatttgttaaaagaaaatgtaaggTATAAAAATGTTCACATATTTAGCAGCTAATTAACGGGCATTTAAAGAAATTAACGGAGTTGAAATCTCCCCTCTTCCATTCCagacattctctctctctctctctctctctctctctctctccctgagaTTGATTAGCGAGGCCGAGAATGAAGCTCTTCTACTTCTTGGTGTTCGGTGCTCTCACGGCATTAGAGCTTAGCAAAACCAGCAAAGATCCAATCAACGCTTTAGATGTGGCATCTTTGCCTAATATCTTATCTAGCTAGGTTTTCATTTTGAAGCTAAATTTAGGTTcagtttgtttcaacgtaaatattttttcttaaaaatattttcaatgaaatcaaaaaatgattttagctGAAAATATTTGTTAACATTTGATTCGTACGAAAAATAAGCGACAGCAGGCAATGGCCGACGTCCTCTGACGGCGGCCAAAAATGGCCAATGACTTATGGCAACCTCCGGCAAACACCTGCGTCAAATTTTGGTGACATACAGTGAATTCTAGCAGTAGATTTCAGCGGTCTTGGTGGTGGATTTTGGCAACAGACCCTGATGAACTCCGCACAATCGGCCGGTGGCAAATTGTAGTGAACTCCGGCAGGCGGTAAGCTCCAACGACCTCCGACGGCTACGAAGAATGAACTACGAAAGAGAGTGCATACGAGAAGGAGAAACCTACCACAGGTTTAGTGGTGCATGTTTCTTTTCCAATAtactagcatttttttttatggcagATTAGTCTATTGAATCCTACATCAAGGGCTCAAACCAGGGGATGGTTCCCCCCTCCCATTTGGCCTTCTGGTCGGCCGAACCAACccagacattttattttttttgttgctttccttttattattttttaaaaaaattattttgtattaatgaATTGTATGAGACAATTGTCAAATTGTAATTAGACTTGACTTGACACGCCGTTAACTTATTGGACGTAACGTAAAGGAAAGTACGAAATGTGTGTATTAAGTATCCACATATACCATTTattgtactttttgaaattgaggggtcttttttattttgcgTTAAACTATATGTACTAATAAAGTAATTGAccctaatatttttcataaacattaaaacTAGGTATAGAATATTAACACGTTAtaggtaaaaagaaaattagacaaaaatatcatattataattgatttattttgCACCATCCATAGTAACGTCAGCAATCTACGTCACCTTCTATATGAGTTGCTTGGGTCATAGATAAAgttggattttatttatttttttattttttatttttataaagagaGAACTTGTTGGAGAAGTATTAGATCGGGATTGGGGATCAATCATTTTGAATTCTATCTAGACAGGTGGGTTCAGACAACTCTCTATCATATGATGTTGCCTTATTATCTTGCAataaacaatttatttatttatttattttaatttaataaataaaaaattattacaaaaaattTCTTCTCGCTTCAGATTAGAATAAAAGAGAGAGtgaacaattttaaaattaaaaaattgatgagCTTCTCAACATtatacccaaaataaaaatacaatgcaGCAAATAACAGAAAATAGGCCAACTCGATCCTTTAAATCTTGGTCACAAAACCAATAACAAACACCACAGATTAGTGTTCGAAGAAGCTGGCCAAAAAGGGGTGCAATAAGCATTTGAATTTGTAACAATAAAGAATAAGGGGGGTGTTTGGTAACATATATATCATTCCCctcatttatttttacttatcctaaaaataattaacttcaaaacattttaattttttttactttttatatcacattaataaattttttttattaatattcaaataaaaaaaatcactacaacacaaaattttttcaaattttcttacaaattctttttactttaatatatcacatcaatcacttcttactactacttgaaaaaaattcaacaatttttaccaaacaaactcAGAGACGTCGATTGACAATAGATTAGGAAAAGAATGAAAGCCCATCGATTGACAATCGTACGAAAAAGTGGAAAAGGAATCAAATATGCCCTAACTGAAAAGCTAGTCATGTaaaccgaagtgcaaacttctgtgcccaaTGCTCATCATGTGGCAAATTGGGCCGCAACCAGAATTCATTCTGACTGCATTCTCATTCTTTCCCCTCTATCCACATCTTTTCCTCCATGTTTTGGAAAAGACTCCCCCTCCACTTTCTTTATTccttaagtttttgttttcttcaaatgtactcacaaaaaaaaaaaaaatggacaaacAAGACTGAAAGACTTGCGAGCCAAGTTTACCAGCTCTGCATTTCCATGCACAGTCGATCGGACCACAGTACAAATGCAACTCCTCCATTACTATATTACTTAGTTAGCCCTCTCCACTCCCCAGTGATCTTTCTCTTTACAAATATTCCAAGAGGTTTCTTCCTTGTTTTTCACTATCTTTTTTCCTGTCAATTCTTGTAAGCTATGGCTGGGAAAGGCCAGGGTCCGGCGATTGGGATCGATTTGGGAACATGCTACTCCTGCGTGGCAGTTTGGAAAAATAATCGGGTGGAGATCATACCCAATGATCTTGGGAACCGAAAAACACCTTCTTATGTAGCTTTCAATGAGACTCACCGTTTGATCGGTGATGGGGCCATGGGCCAGACAGCCAGGAATCCTACCAACACTGTTTTTGGTGAGTTACGCTCGAGTATATATACATTTTAGAGTTTTACATTCAAAACTTTGGTTATTTGTTTTCTGTATATATGGGTTCTGTAATTCTGTTAGCTTGCTTGGTCAATGACGTTAGTTATTGCGGAGGaaggagagaattttttttggatttgttctttcttttcttttttatgttgttttggtttctttCATGATAATAAAGAGGAAAATTGTTTTAAGTTGTTGGGGTCTTTCTTTTGCTTCGGGCGAATCCGTAAGTAGCATAAAAAGTTGACATTTTTTGCTTTCTAACGAGTCCAAAACAAATTAAGGTGACAAAATGTACTTATTGTGAAGCGAAGAATGTTTAATGTGATGACTTGTTTACATGTTGAAACTGCATGTCGGTGGTTTGAAGACACTAAACGTTTGATTGGAATGCGATTCAATGATGACGAAGTGCAACATGACATGAAATTGTGGCCATTCAAGGTGATTGCTGACCCTGATAATGGGAGGCCCATTATTGTTGTTACCTACAAGTACGAGGAAAAGCAGTTTCTGGCTGAAGAAATCTCTTCAATGATTCTCATAAAGATGAAGGAGATTGCAGAGGCTTATTGTGGTTCAAAGATCAACAATGCTGTTGTCTCTGTTCCTGCTCGTTTCAATCACTCACAACGTCAAGCCACAATGGATGCTGGTGTCATTGCCGGCCTAAATGTGATGCGTATTATCAATGAGCCAACTGCTGCTGCTATTGCATATGGGCGTGACAAGGAGAGTCGTGCTGGTGAGAAGATTGTGCTCATCTTTGATCTTGGTGGTGGCACGTTGGATGTCTCACTTCTCGCCATGGAAGAGGGTATCTTTGAAGTGAAAGCTACAGCTGGTGATACCCACTTGGGAGGTAAAGATTTTGACTGTATGATGGTCGAACATTTTTGTGGAGAGTTCAACGAAAAGTATAAGAAGAAAATTACTGGAGGCAAGGCTCTTCGGAAGTTGTGGACTGCCTGTGAAAGGGCTAAGAGGACTCTGTCATCTAGTACTCTAACAAGTATTGAGATTGATTCTTTGTACGATGGTATTGACTTCTACTCAAGCATCAGCCGAGCCAGGTTTGAGGAGCTGAATAAGAAATTATTCTGGAAGTGTATAGAGCCTGTTGAGAAGTGTTTGAAGGATGCAAAAATGGATAAGAGCAGTGTCCATGATGTGGTTCTGGTTGGGGGGTCTTCCAGGATCCCCAGGGTTCAGAAATTGCTGCAGAACTACTTCAAGGGGAAAGAGCTTTGCAAAAGGATTAACCCTGATGAGGCTGTTGCTTATGGTGCTGCTGTTCAGGCTGCAATTCTTAACGATGAGGCTAGTAAGAAGGTGAAGGACATCTTGTGCCTGGATGTCACTCCTCTATCCCTTGGTCTGAAGACTTATGGTGATGTCATGAGTGTGCTGATTCCGAAAAACACCATCATTCCCGCCAAGAAGGAGGAGAACTTCTCAACCAAAACTGAAAACCAGGATAGTGTGTCCATACATGTGTATGAGGGTGAAAGTATCAGAACCCAATACAACTACTTGCTGGGCAAATTTGAGCTCTCGGGTATTCGTCCTGCTCCTAGTGGAGTTCCACAAATCACTGTTTGTTTTGACATTGATGCTGATGGTATCTTGAGCGCCTCTGCCAAGGACCAAGCCACAGGAAAGAAGAATGAAATTACAATCACCAATACGGGCAGGCTCTCCAAGGAAAAGATCAAGAAGTTAGTGCGGAAGGCTAAGAAGTACAAGGCTGAGGATGAGGAGCATAACAGGAAGGTCGATACAAAGAATGCACTGGAGAACTACGCCTACAACATGAGGAACACATTTAAAGAGGAAAAGTTTGCAGCCAAGGTCCCATCTGCTAACAGGGAGAAGATTGACAATGCAATTGAGCAGGCTATCGATTGGGTTGAACGGAACCAACTTGCTGAGGCAGATGAATTTCAGTTGAAGATGAGCGAGCTGGAGAACATATGCAACCCGGTCATTTCCAAGATTGAGCAAGGTTCTGATGGTGATGACATGGGTGGAGCTGCGCAAGAGGACAAGGAGCCTGGGAGGGAGATTAAGAACCAGGCACAGGAGGCAGAGCAGTACGTGGGTCAGGATGAGGAGCATAAGAAGGAGAAAATTGAGGAGGAGAAGAAGGCTGAGAAGGTGattaagaacaagaagaaggaTAAGGAGCCTGAGAAGGAGATTAAGAACGAGGTGCAGGAGGCTGAGAAGTACATGGTTCAGGATAAGGAGCACGAGAAGGAGAAGATcgagaagaaggtgaagaaggaTAAGAAGGCCATGGCCACGCAAGCTGATAAGGAACCTGAGAGGGAGATTAAGAACCAGGCATAGGAGGCTGAGAAGAATCCGAGATGTGAAGAATGCTTTGGCAAAGACTGAAGATGAAATTTAGCAGACCATCCACTGGCTTGAAAGGAACCAGCATGTGGAGGCACATGAGTTTGACAATAGGATGAAGGAGCTGGAGGGCATTTGTTACCCTTTCATTGCCAAGATGTACCAAGGAGCAGGGAGTGATAAGAGTTGATAGATTTAGCATCTCACGGGCCTATTAAAGTCTCCATCTGTAAATTTGTTTCTAACTCATGAAGAATGTCATTgtgatctttttatttttatttttctgggcATTATAATATGACTTTTGTTTGTGGGTATTACTGGGTAGAGGGTTGCAGGCTGAGTCTATTATTGTATTGCAAATATAAATCATAACTCGTTGCATTTTAGGTGTTCTTGAGTTGGGCATTTTAACTTTCATTTCGTGTTGTGGGTAACAGAAGCAAGTGAGAGCCCACTTCGGTGGGCTTAattatataatgaaaataatttgtaCATGAATCTAgcacaaatttgaattttagtgctgtacaataataataatattaaggcATGTTAGCATAGAACACCGaaaaagtttaaaatgaaaacagCATACCCCACGCTATTCCATTCAACAGAGGAAGTGATGAACAAAATACCCGTTACCTCGTTCAAGAGATTCGAAGTCCACTGTTCGCCCCCTCTCCTCGGCGGAGCCACCTCTCCCTTCCTCCGCCAAATGCCACTGCCAAACAAAAACGAGCCTTCTCTATTAATTAAGATGAAACATGATCTGCAAAAGGACCCTCAAATCAAGCATGAAAATCAGCCGCAGAATCCAGCAAAACCCTCCACAATTCATGCTGACTTGCTCTCTCACAGCAGCCTGCAGTAGCCTACCTCCTTGATTCTTGGTGCATACTCAAGCCCCATGTCATCCGGAGTGCTCACCAACGTTTTATGGGATGTGCTCCCCTTTATTAGTTTATATATTGTTCTATCTTGTAACcaaaatatataatgaaaacTAGACAAAATGTAGTCCTTTAGTTGACCCTCgtgttctcttcttcttcctttacaAGCTTCCATCTCCTTGCCTTtatttttacatggtatcagagccttcaAAATCGACCAACGtcgtcttctttttcttcctgtaGCTTCTCTGCGTCTTTCTGTCAAACACCTTAGCTACAGCCCCTGAGACCCTGCACGGCCAGCATCCAAAccactctctttctctttgtagagaaGAAGCCACGCCCAGCAGCCCAACATGTCCCGCAGCCAAGTCACCCTCTTCCTCTCTGTTGCAAGTGGAAGACTTCAAAAGCCTTCTTCAACAGTATACTTGCACACTTCAAAAGTCACCAGCTGTTGCAGAAGATTGCACCATGTGCCAATCTGATCTTAAGCCACTCTCATCACATCTTCTTTTTGCCCCAGTCTGGTCGCTGTCCGTCTCAACAAGCTCGTGTTCGCTTCTTCTTCCTTTACAAGCTTCCATCTccttgtctttatttttacattcTCCACATCTCCACATTTTGAGTACATGTGTATAAGAGCAGTAGCTAGACAAGAAAATGTTCAGAGGAATAGCCATGTACGTAGAATCAAGTCTATCTTCCAACTTCAAAATTAGCAAGACTTGAACATTCAGTGAGAAGGCAGACCATTGTTGCCGAGTTGGGTTCAACACTTCAAACTCATCAGCCGAGACAAGTATGTCACGAAAAAAGCCCAACATCTCCACCAAATTCCGTTCTTTCCCCACACCCCATTTATCATCGCAGTCCAACAAAAACACATTCCTTTTTCGcagatttttttcaaacaaatccCTTGCCCTTTCAACCTCTGTTATGGGTCCATACAGGACGGTGCCAGACATTTTAATTGAAGgggccaaataaatttttttttttaattattattattattattattattattattgttattattttcatttttaagtaAGGGTTAaagtatatgtatatttataactatatataaagccaaattttaagtaaataaaatataacccaatctttctatttttattattccctttaaataaaaagaaattaataagcaaaattgaaaagaaagttttttgataaaaaaaaaataaataaataaagaaaagaagaagaagaagaagaagaagaagaagaagaagaagaggaggagtaaagaaaacaactattcaaagattcaaaaaatgaaaaaaagaatgtctcagtttttgtactgaaaattgagaaaattcaGTTGGATGAATTATATGCTTCTCAGTGCTCATAATGCTTTACTTGGATGACATAACTCTTTAAGTTAACATTCTCTTACTTCTTTTGTTAGAACATCTCACTCTAACTAATACAGTAGTCCACTTACTGTAATATAAAACACAATATATTCTACACAAAACACATTCTATTAAacgcaacacaaaacaaatgaaacgcatatcttctagacttttctaatgtCATCTAGCTATATTGAAATGACTCCTCATTTTACGTTATATTTACCACACATCTTTAGGAAATTGAGCTTTGCCACTGCTTTACTAAACcctttcatttactttgaacaaaacaTATGTAACTTTGTAAAGCTCATTTCATTGTTACCCTTtctaaagtattttcaaaattaatatgtatatatatttattttgtgtcttggaAATGATTTAAAAGGAAGGTGTTAAAGAACATTAATTGAAGATAGTTccacatggaaaaaaaaaaaaagaaattgtagtTGGCATTTGTAAggcccaacacactttaagcatttaaagtaatgcttgggtgtatgcgaagcaccggacgcacacgcacacGTGCGCGCGTGTGGTAGTTGGCTGTAGATGGACGGTATACAGAAGTAACTGcataacaaaatttcttttatttttagcgCTTTTTCTTATACCTtctgtatttttaaataaataataataaaaaaaagtctttgtctatctcttgctataatagaaaaatctagAAGTGTTCggatttaatttttcattagtGCAAAACGCAATCAAACAAACAGAGGATTTtgggctccattgtatcctgaagaaatatttgttgtaacctTTTGAATACCTTTTTCGagggggcaaataatttcttaaggaaagcgacGTTGTAACGCACCTTAAgagcatttcttttttttcttttcgtttacATTTTCTAACAACCCTTCTTAGACATGTCTATTGCtacccgtgaaatattaaaagaaaaagttttgacaatgaaTCTATTGTTCCAAATGAGATGAAACTAGTTGAAaagatgataaaagggaagggaccaattttttttttttttgttgctaggggctaataaacaaaaaaccttaaaattgtttttttttttcttttctttttaataattagggggggggggggggggcatgacCCTTACCGGCCCCCCCTTCCCTCCGTCACTGGGCCCAAAGGAAGCCACGATCTACTCTAGTTATTTATGCTTTGTACGTGTGTGTTTGTTATGGGCGTAATGGTCTTTAAGTCAGTTAGAGCATTCTCATTGGATTAGCTATCTGTAACTTTAGGTTAAAAATACACTTCATTGAATTATGTAAACAAAAGTTAGAATACATGTTTTTTAGATCCGTGAACagtgcaactctacatgtagCGTTGCCCTGTTCacatatctctctctttctttctttttttctttttttttttttttttttattattattattattattattattattattattgcttaTCTCCACTTTCTGcgctttttttcttcattttccctCTACGTTCTACATGCAGCAgcagttgattgtttttttttttttttgtaatgcaATTGATTGAGTTAGGTCGACTAGCTTTGGTTACACAGAAGTCCCATTTAATGTGATATTATGATAGGTTCAACCCTTAATGACCGttagaaaaattattgtttaaaaattattgcgTTAGGAAAATACCAGATTTAACAAAACGACTGTTAAAGAATATGACTATTAGAAAAATGgtcgtttgaaaaaaaatgatcgtaaaaaatttgtgttagaaaaatgaccgttttaataaaacaacCGTTGACAAATATGATCAAATAtgaccatttatatatatatatatataaaaagaagaaaagaaaaaaagtcagcATTatctaaactagataaagtgagttTTGGTCATTGGGCCCAAAGGAAGCCATGATCTACTCTAGTTATTTATGCTTTGTACATGTGTGTTTGTTATGGGCGTAATGGTCTTTAAGTCAGTTAGAGCATTCTCATTGGATTAGCTATCTGTAACTTTAGGTTAAAAATACACTTCATTGAATTATGTAAACAAAAGTTAGAATACATGTTTTTTAGATCCGTGAAG
Coding sequences:
- the LOC133878316 gene encoding heat shock cognate 70 kDa protein 2-like translates to MAGKGQGPAIGIDLGTCYSCVAVWKNNRVEIIPNDLGNRKTPSYVAFNETHRLIGDGAMGQTARNPTNTVFDTKRLIGMRFNDDEVQHDMKLWPFKVIADPDNGRPIIVVTYKYEEKQFLAEEISSMILIKMKEIAEAYCGSKINNAVVSVPARFNHSQRQATMDAGVIAGLNVMRIINEPTAAAIAYGRDKESRAGEKIVLIFDLGGGTLDVSLLAMEEGIFEVKATAGDTHLGGKDFDCMMVEHFCGEFNEKYKKKITGGKALRKLWTACERAKRTLSSSTLTSIEIDSLYDGIDFYSSISRARFEELNKKLFWKCIEPVEKCLKDAKMDKSSVHDVVLVGGSSRIPRVQKLLQNYFKGKELCKRINPDEAVAYGAAVQAAILNDEASKKVKDILCLDVTPLSLGLKTYGDVMSVLIPKNTIIPAKKEENFSTKTENQDSVSIHVYEGESIRTQYNYLLGKFELSGIRPAPSGVPQITVCFDIDADGILSASAKDQATGKKNEITITNTGRLSKEKIKKLVRKAKKYKAEDEEHNRKVDTKNALENYAYNMRNTFKEEKFAAKVPSANREKIDNAIEQAIDWVERNQLAEADEFQLKMSELENICNPVISKIEQGSDGDDMGGAAQEDKEPGREIKNQAQEAEQYVGQDEEHKKEKIEEEKKAEKVIKNKKKDKEPEKEIKNEVQEAEKYMVQDKEHEKEKIEKKVKKDKKAMATQADKEPEREIKNQA
- the LOC133876848 gene encoding heat shock 70 kDa protein-like, which translates into the protein MNVLSPRNTDIPTKKEQVFSTNSDNQPSMLIQGVPQIHLCVEINANGILDVSAEDKTTGNKSKTTITNTGWLSREEMEKLVEEVEKYKDEDKEYNMKG